A genomic region of Micromonospora sp. NBRC 110009 contains the following coding sequences:
- a CDS encoding peptidase associated/transthyretin-like domain-containing protein, producing the protein MVASLVLLAVGSTLVASPALAAGGRAGAKAPLQPAISFPSGDSVAEGGQVAIRFDANGDTTVARFRYSVDDTNLDSEVPAAPDGTANVTIDVGNLMGERPVYAVAVDRHGRLSPMTQGTFTVSAVWNLKGQALDMTTWLPVEGATIRLEPAGVEVVTGPDGAFQFAVDPGLYTLTGTYAGPPSLSGSQQLELGNQQTVVNLYLFPDSGS; encoded by the coding sequence ATGGTTGCCTCGCTGGTGCTGCTAGCCGTCGGTTCGACGCTGGTGGCGTCGCCAGCGCTGGCGGCCGGCGGGCGGGCCGGGGCGAAGGCGCCCCTCCAACCGGCGATCAGCTTCCCGAGCGGGGACAGCGTCGCCGAAGGTGGCCAGGTTGCCATCAGGTTCGACGCGAACGGTGACACCACGGTGGCCAGGTTCCGGTACAGCGTCGACGACACCAACCTCGACAGCGAGGTCCCGGCCGCGCCGGACGGCACGGCCAACGTGACGATCGACGTCGGCAACCTGATGGGTGAGCGTCCGGTGTACGCGGTGGCGGTCGACCGCCACGGCCGGCTCAGCCCCATGACGCAGGGAACCTTCACGGTATCCGCCGTCTGGAACCTCAAGGGCCAAGCGCTCGACATGACCACCTGGCTGCCGGTGGAGGGGGCGACGATCCGGCTGGAGCCGGCTGGAGTCGAGGTTGTCACCGGCCCCGACGGTGCCTTCCAGTTCGCCGTCGACCCGGGCCTCTACACCCTCACCGGCACCTATGCTGGCCCGCCCAGCCTCTCGGGGAGTCAGCAACTGGAGCTTGGCAACCAGCAGACTGTGGTGAACCTGTATCTGTTCCCGGACTCCGGGAGCTGA
- a CDS encoding DUF6308 family protein — translation MPEKLIDIVRREGVGHLGAYFTPGAYTGQWFETFTGGGDRAETRDRIAVDDLYAVETLNVQVPFAVGKELLDGQLGRDISARLREIPTDAELGTRSAAKLIVDGGHADQAWQLLNNRNEKTGIGWVIAGKLLARKRPKLIPVYDSIVSCQFGAPKHVWLKLHDQLAKNDGELRAALSEVRATVGVDDKVSILRVLDIVLWRRHVKEHWRDKPTTCPQRRCLAL, via the coding sequence ATGCCTGAGAAGTTGATCGACATTGTTCGTCGTGAAGGCGTGGGCCATCTCGGGGCCTACTTCACGCCGGGGGCGTACACCGGGCAGTGGTTCGAGACCTTCACAGGCGGCGGCGACCGCGCCGAGACACGCGACAGGATCGCCGTGGACGATCTCTATGCGGTGGAGACGCTCAACGTTCAGGTTCCGTTCGCCGTCGGCAAGGAGCTACTTGACGGTCAGCTTGGCAGGGACATCAGCGCACGCTTGCGAGAGATCCCCACTGATGCCGAGCTGGGTACCCGCAGCGCCGCCAAGCTGATCGTCGACGGTGGGCACGCCGATCAGGCATGGCAGCTGCTGAACAATCGGAACGAGAAGACCGGTATCGGCTGGGTAATCGCCGGCAAGCTACTGGCTCGCAAGCGGCCGAAGCTCATCCCCGTATACGACTCGATCGTCAGCTGCCAGTTCGGAGCGCCGAAGCATGTGTGGCTGAAGCTGCACGACCAGCTCGCCAAGAACGACGGTGAGCTGCGGGCTGCCCTCTCCGAAGTTCGCGCAACCGTGGGCGTGGACGACAAGGTGAGCATCCTGCGGGTCCTCGATATCGTCCTGTGGAGGCGGCACGTCAAGGAACACTGGCGGGACAAGCCAACGACGTGTCCGCAGCGTCGTTGCCTGGCGCTCTGA
- a CDS encoding DUF1707 domain-containing protein, translating into MVEDVTFEGGQSRITFEPLGGSGRRPTWTVSRPLPLRKGDLVFVRAQQMSYFDTDACEPAVVEDARRAAQIAQRLITERDRQHVLATLPARVAAGEMTLDETADVRVAIQAARTRGELADALKIRVTDLKVAPPRPGDLWLLAIAFVLMVGATSAAEGGRSFLMMLPGLLLMATAVYRLNPDLERGARVLLAVFTSLVAICPAGVLGGAIQVEILHH; encoded by the coding sequence GTGGTCGAGGACGTCACGTTCGAGGGCGGCCAGTCGCGCATCACTTTTGAGCCGCTCGGTGGGTCTGGGCGAAGGCCCACTTGGACCGTGTCGAGGCCGTTGCCCCTGCGGAAGGGCGACCTCGTGTTCGTGAGGGCACAACAGATGTCCTATTTCGACACCGACGCGTGCGAACCCGCGGTCGTCGAGGATGCCAGGCGCGCCGCTCAGATCGCTCAAAGGTTGATCACCGAACGGGACAGGCAGCACGTCCTGGCGACGCTCCCTGCCCGAGTCGCCGCAGGCGAGATGACGCTCGACGAGACGGCGGACGTGAGGGTCGCCATCCAGGCCGCCCGAACTCGCGGCGAGCTCGCCGACGCACTCAAGATCAGAGTCACGGACCTGAAGGTTGCGCCGCCTCGCCCCGGCGACCTGTGGCTCCTCGCGATCGCGTTCGTGCTCATGGTCGGAGCGACCAGCGCCGCCGAAGGCGGACGCTCCTTCCTGATGATGCTTCCCGGATTGCTGCTCATGGCGACGGCTGTCTACCGTCTCAACCCAGATCTGGAGCGTGGGGCTAGGGTCCTCCTTGCCGTGTTTACATCCCTCGTGGCGATCTGTCCCGCCGGCGTGCTCGGCGGTGCGATCCAGGTCGAGATCCTCCATCACTGA
- a CDS encoding tyrosine-type recombinase/integrase — MDLAAGVLRVVRVAEEVSGHITLKPYPKSRAGRRTVPLPPFVVQALTDHRQSFETGTEGLIFVARTGEPLKRGTFRARIWKPSLQRAGLPLGLRFHDLRHSYATWLVSDGVPINDVAKVMGHEQTSTTLNRYTHSTRDRDRRVLASFAAFSLPQEER; from the coding sequence GTGGACCTGGCCGCGGGCGTCCTCCGGGTAGTCCGGGTCGCTGAGGAGGTGTCCGGGCACATCACGCTCAAGCCGTATCCGAAGTCACGAGCTGGCCGGCGTACCGTGCCGCTGCCGCCTTTCGTCGTCCAGGCGCTGACCGACCACCGCCAGTCCTTCGAGACTGGCACCGAAGGGCTGATCTTCGTCGCTCGGACCGGCGAACCGCTCAAGCGGGGCACGTTTCGGGCGCGGATCTGGAAGCCGTCGCTGCAACGGGCGGGACTGCCGCTCGGGCTTCGGTTCCACGATCTTCGACACTCGTACGCGACCTGGCTCGTGTCCGACGGCGTGCCGATCAACGATGTGGCGAAGGTCATGGGGCACGAGCAGACGTCCACGACCTTGAACCGCTACACGCACTCGACCCGTGATCGGGATCGCAGGGTGCTCGCCTCGTTTGCTGCCTTCTCGCTGCCTCAGGAGGAGCGGTGA
- a CDS encoding metallophosphoesterase translates to MRKRTLFRLAAGTVAAGAATLAYASLVERNMFTLRRYDVPVLPTDAEPLRVLHLSDLHMTPNQRRKQDWVASLAALDPDLVVVTGDNMADPDAVPGVLRALQPLLDLPGAFVFGSNDYTGPVWKNPFTYFLPDREYTEGVPLPYDELCDVFTGAGWADLNNARTTLKAGGREIELAGVDDPHIERDDYDAVAGPVSSGTALSIALAHSPEPAVLDRMAADGFGLLLAGHTHGGQVCLPGYGALVTNCGLPRSMARGLHRWPGSDSWLHVSAGLGTHPTAPVRFACPPEASVLTLIPR, encoded by the coding sequence ATGCGAAAGCGCACACTATTCCGGCTCGCCGCCGGGACCGTCGCCGCCGGTGCCGCCACCCTGGCGTACGCGTCGCTCGTCGAGCGCAACATGTTCACCCTGCGCCGGTACGACGTGCCGGTGCTCCCCACGGACGCCGAGCCGCTGCGCGTGCTGCACCTGTCGGACCTGCACATGACGCCGAACCAGCGGCGCAAGCAGGACTGGGTGGCCTCGCTGGCCGCGCTCGACCCGGACCTGGTGGTGGTCACCGGGGACAACATGGCTGACCCGGACGCCGTCCCGGGCGTGCTGCGGGCCCTGCAACCGCTGCTCGACCTGCCCGGCGCCTTCGTCTTCGGCTCCAACGACTACACCGGCCCGGTCTGGAAGAACCCGTTCACCTACTTCCTGCCCGACCGGGAGTACACCGAGGGCGTCCCGCTGCCGTACGACGAACTGTGCGATGTCTTCACCGGCGCGGGCTGGGCGGACCTCAACAACGCGCGGACCACGCTCAAGGCCGGGGGCCGCGAGATCGAGCTGGCCGGCGTGGACGACCCGCACATCGAGCGGGACGACTACGACGCGGTGGCCGGTCCGGTGAGCAGCGGGACCGCCCTCTCCATCGCCCTGGCCCACTCGCCGGAGCCCGCGGTGCTGGACCGGATGGCGGCGGACGGCTTCGGGCTGCTGCTCGCCGGCCACACCCACGGCGGACAGGTCTGCCTGCCCGGCTACGGCGCCCTGGTGACCAACTGCGGGCTGCCCCGCTCGATGGCCCGCGGGCTGCACCGCTGGCCCGGCTCGGACTCCTGGCTGCACGTCTCCGCCGGCCTCGGTACGCACCCCACCGCCCCGGTCCGCTTCGCCTGCCCGCCGGAGGCGAGCGTGCTGACCCTGATCCCCCGCTGA
- a CDS encoding GatB/YqeY domain-containing protein codes for MSTLKDRLTTDMRAALKARDELTTSTLRMALAAVGNAEVAGKQKRELSDDEVLAVLTKEAKKRREAATAFADAGRSEQAGKETAEGEVLERYLPKQLSDAELTDLVAEALAAGGFTGKAQMGPAMKAAQAAVAGRAEGGRVAAEVRRQLGL; via the coding sequence ATGAGCACGCTGAAGGACCGTCTCACCACCGACATGCGCGCCGCCCTGAAGGCGCGCGACGAGCTGACCACCTCCACGCTGCGGATGGCCCTCGCGGCCGTCGGCAACGCCGAGGTCGCCGGGAAGCAGAAGCGCGAGCTCAGCGACGACGAGGTGCTCGCGGTGCTGACCAAGGAGGCGAAGAAGCGGCGCGAGGCCGCGACCGCCTTCGCCGACGCGGGTCGCAGCGAGCAGGCGGGCAAGGAGACCGCCGAGGGCGAGGTGCTGGAGCGGTACCTGCCCAAGCAGCTCTCCGACGCCGAGCTGACCGACCTGGTCGCGGAGGCGCTCGCCGCGGGCGGCTTCACCGGCAAGGCGCAGATGGGCCCGGCCATGAAGGCGGCCCAGGCCGCGGTGGCCGGCCGGGCCGAGGGTGGTCGGGTCGCCGCCGAGGTACGCCGGCAGCTCGGCCTCTGA
- a CDS encoding penicillin-binding protein, with amino-acid sequence MRKRDHNVLTNAASLLICGLLAGVVVAAAAFPAVAMSGLAAKAGAETFGALPKELTVARAPQISYLLASDGKTPLATMYDENRRDVKLKDIAPVMQKAIIAAEDHDFYKHNGVDLNGVARAFVNNQSGASRQGASTLTMQYVRLAISYSATHPADVVAATEDTSARKLREMRYALQIDKELSKDEILERYLNIAAFGNGAYGIYAASQVYFGKVPSKLDIQESAMLAGMVKAPTAFDPTTKTGYPEAVGRRDYVIQNMVQIGAITQEQADQAKKITLKVKNKRTPNGCVATNTRTWGFFCDYFYRWWMQQETFGSTSYDRERRLKSGGYTITTSLDTQAQKAADKAVRNHLSEDNKAARMVAVIEPGSGRVRAIAVNRNFKLDDPNHPQNKISSDPKKAGKDIRGNRPNTVNPLITGGGGITGYQAGSTFKMFTLVAALEKGYPLDYTINAQPQFKSEYIIDSGNPAACAGTHFYCPQNASKSMAGVHNMWSAFGFSVNTFFVALQQRVGAENVVKAAEKLGITFRAPNDAKFAANKDAAHQWGAFTLGVSQTTPLELANAYATLAADGKYCEPIPVQEIRGPDGDKLDIANPHCEQRISTQVARAAVDAARCPVGDRSSTSKCKTATAGNVHRIVNAPVAGKSGTTDSDKTSALVAMTKQYAVAGIEADPDWPQTNQKMGHDVPTGINPAVYETLRDAMKGKERIDFTPPSGKIIAGDQRSIPGVKCESVETAKSRLRGAGFEPVVSSSKVPSECPAGTAAGTSPDGRTIKGGVVMIEVSAGGGKPDGGATPPPNGNGPGRPPRR; translated from the coding sequence ATGCGGAAACGTGACCACAATGTGCTGACCAACGCCGCATCGCTACTCATCTGTGGCCTGTTGGCCGGCGTGGTGGTCGCGGCGGCGGCCTTCCCCGCGGTGGCGATGTCCGGACTGGCCGCCAAGGCGGGGGCGGAAACCTTCGGTGCGCTCCCCAAGGAGCTGACGGTGGCGCGCGCGCCGCAGATCAGTTACCTGCTCGCCTCGGACGGCAAGACGCCGCTCGCCACGATGTACGACGAGAACCGGCGCGACGTCAAGCTCAAGGACATCGCGCCGGTGATGCAGAAGGCCATCATCGCGGCCGAGGACCACGACTTCTACAAGCACAACGGCGTCGACCTCAACGGCGTGGCGCGGGCGTTCGTCAACAACCAGTCCGGGGCCTCCCGGCAGGGCGCGTCGACGCTGACCATGCAGTACGTCCGGCTGGCCATCTCCTACTCGGCCACCCACCCGGCCGACGTGGTCGCCGCGACCGAGGACACCAGCGCCCGCAAGCTGCGCGAGATGCGCTACGCGCTGCAGATCGACAAGGAGCTCTCCAAGGACGAGATCCTGGAGCGCTACCTGAACATCGCCGCCTTCGGCAACGGCGCGTACGGCATCTACGCCGCCAGCCAGGTCTACTTCGGCAAGGTGCCGAGCAAGCTCGACATCCAGGAGTCGGCCATGCTGGCCGGCATGGTGAAGGCGCCGACCGCGTTCGACCCCACCACCAAGACCGGCTACCCGGAGGCGGTCGGGCGGCGTGACTACGTCATCCAGAACATGGTGCAGATCGGCGCCATCACCCAGGAGCAGGCCGACCAGGCCAAGAAGATCACGCTCAAGGTCAAGAACAAGCGCACCCCGAACGGCTGCGTCGCCACCAACACCCGCACCTGGGGCTTCTTCTGCGACTACTTCTACCGCTGGTGGATGCAGCAGGAGACGTTCGGGTCGACCTCGTACGACCGGGAGCGCCGGCTGAAGAGCGGCGGCTACACCATCACCACCAGCCTCGACACCCAGGCGCAGAAGGCCGCCGACAAGGCGGTCCGCAACCACCTGAGCGAGGACAACAAGGCCGCCCGGATGGTCGCGGTGATCGAGCCGGGCAGCGGCCGGGTCCGGGCCATCGCGGTCAACCGGAACTTCAAGCTCGACGACCCGAACCACCCGCAGAACAAGATCTCCAGCGACCCGAAGAAGGCCGGCAAGGACATCCGGGGCAACCGCCCGAACACGGTCAATCCGCTGATCACCGGCGGCGGTGGCATCACCGGCTACCAGGCCGGCTCGACCTTCAAGATGTTCACCCTGGTGGCGGCCCTGGAGAAGGGCTACCCGCTCGACTACACCATCAACGCGCAGCCGCAGTTCAAGTCCGAGTACATCATCGACTCGGGCAACCCGGCCGCCTGCGCGGGCACGCACTTCTACTGCCCGCAGAACGCCTCGAAGTCGATGGCCGGCGTGCACAACATGTGGAGCGCGTTCGGCTTCTCGGTCAACACCTTCTTCGTCGCGCTCCAGCAGCGGGTCGGCGCCGAGAACGTGGTGAAGGCCGCCGAGAAGCTCGGCATCACCTTCCGGGCGCCCAACGACGCCAAGTTCGCCGCGAACAAGGACGCCGCGCACCAGTGGGGCGCGTTCACCCTGGGCGTCTCGCAGACCACCCCGCTGGAGCTGGCCAACGCCTACGCGACCCTGGCCGCCGACGGCAAGTACTGCGAGCCGATCCCGGTGCAGGAGATCCGCGGCCCGGACGGCGACAAGCTGGACATCGCCAACCCGCACTGCGAGCAGCGGATCAGCACCCAGGTGGCCCGGGCCGCCGTGGATGCCGCCCGCTGCCCGGTCGGTGACCGGTCGTCGACCTCCAAGTGCAAGACCGCCACGGCGGGCAACGTGCACCGGATCGTCAACGCCCCGGTCGCCGGCAAGTCCGGCACCACCGACTCGGACAAGACCTCCGCGCTGGTCGCCATGACCAAGCAGTACGCGGTGGCCGGCATCGAGGCTGACCCGGACTGGCCGCAGACCAACCAGAAGATGGGCCACGACGTCCCGACCGGCATCAACCCGGCGGTGTACGAGACGCTGCGGGACGCCATGAAGGGCAAGGAGCGGATCGACTTCACTCCGCCCAGCGGCAAGATCATCGCAGGTGACCAGCGCTCCATCCCCGGGGTGAAGTGCGAGTCGGTCGAGACCGCCAAGTCGCGGCTGCGCGGCGCCGGCTTCGAGCCGGTGGTGTCCAGCAGCAAGGTCCCGTCCGAGTGCCCGGCGGGCACCGCCGCCGGCACCAGCCCGGACGGGCGCACCATCAAGGGCGGCGTGGTGATGATCGAGGTCAGCGCCGGCGGCGGCAAGCCGGACGGCGGCGCCACACCTCCACCGAACGGCAACGGCCCGGGCCGGCCACCACGCCGCTGA
- a CDS encoding WhiB family transcriptional regulator, which translates to MGMITDWPSLAACQNGDPDALFVQGAEQNVAKRICRSCPVRYECLADALDNRIEFGVWGGMTERERRALLRRHPQVTSWRKMFEAAMRKNAKDKAGKDKVLVTTAN; encoded by the coding sequence ATGGGCATGATCACTGACTGGCCGTCACTGGCGGCATGTCAGAACGGGGACCCGGACGCGTTGTTCGTACAGGGCGCCGAACAGAACGTGGCAAAGAGGATCTGCCGGAGCTGCCCAGTGCGGTACGAGTGCCTGGCCGACGCGCTCGACAACCGGATCGAGTTCGGGGTGTGGGGTGGCATGACCGAACGCGAGCGCCGGGCGTTGCTGCGCCGTCACCCGCAGGTGACCAGTTGGCGAAAGATGTTCGAGGCCGCCATGAGGAAGAACGCCAAGGACAAGGCCGGCAAGGACAAGGTCCTGGTGACCACCGCCAACTGA
- a CDS encoding ArsA family ATPase — translation MVPSEDAAPPLDVDQILADPGVRIVVCCGAGGVGKTTTAAALALRAAERHGRRTVVLTIDPARRLAQSLGLTELGNNPRQVKGIDVEASGGELHAMMLDMKRTFDDVVLQHTDPAKAAEIFANPFYQAMSSTFAGTQEYMAMEKLGQLHARGEWDLIVVDTPPSRSALDFLDAPARLSRFLDGRMLRLLLAPARSGGRSMFSFVTASFGIFSKVVQKVLGAQLLTDLSGFVAALDSMFGGFRQRAEQTYRILQARETAFLLVAAPEADAVREAAYFAGRLREERMPLAGLVLNRVHRPAVPQLSAADSLAAAERLAGAGGHAGAVEVLRAHAALAQQAVREQRVAARFTEAFPTVPAVSVTAQPADVHDVDGLRTIGEAISRP, via the coding sequence TTGGTGCCTTCCGAAGACGCGGCGCCACCGCTGGACGTCGACCAGATCCTCGCCGATCCCGGCGTGCGGATCGTGGTCTGCTGCGGGGCCGGCGGAGTGGGCAAGACGACCACCGCGGCGGCGCTGGCGCTGCGGGCGGCCGAGCGGCACGGTCGGCGCACGGTGGTGCTCACCATCGACCCGGCCCGCCGGCTGGCCCAGTCGCTCGGCCTGACCGAGCTGGGCAACAACCCGCGCCAGGTCAAGGGGATCGACGTCGAGGCCAGCGGCGGTGAGCTGCACGCCATGATGCTCGACATGAAGCGCACCTTCGACGACGTGGTGCTCCAGCACACCGATCCGGCGAAGGCGGCGGAGATCTTCGCCAACCCCTTCTACCAGGCCATGAGCTCCACCTTCGCCGGCACACAGGAATACATGGCGATGGAGAAGCTGGGCCAGTTGCACGCCCGGGGCGAGTGGGACCTGATCGTGGTGGACACCCCGCCGTCCCGCTCGGCGCTGGACTTCCTCGACGCCCCGGCCCGGCTCTCCCGCTTCCTCGACGGCCGGATGCTGCGGCTGCTGCTCGCCCCGGCGCGCAGCGGCGGCCGGAGCATGTTCAGCTTCGTGACGGCCAGCTTCGGGATTTTCTCGAAGGTGGTGCAGAAGGTGCTCGGCGCCCAACTGCTCACCGACCTCTCCGGCTTCGTCGCCGCGCTGGACTCGATGTTCGGCGGTTTCCGGCAGCGGGCGGAGCAGACGTACCGGATCCTGCAGGCCCGGGAGACGGCGTTCCTGCTGGTCGCGGCCCCGGAGGCGGACGCGGTACGGGAGGCCGCCTACTTCGCCGGCCGGCTGCGCGAGGAGCGGATGCCGCTGGCCGGCCTGGTGCTCAACCGGGTGCACCGCCCGGCGGTGCCTCAGCTGAGCGCCGCCGACAGCCTGGCCGCCGCCGAGCGGCTGGCCGGCGCGGGCGGGCACGCGGGCGCCGTCGAGGTGCTGCGCGCCCACGCCGCGCTGGCCCAGCAGGCGGTACGCGAGCAGCGGGTGGCGGCCCGGTTCACCGAGGCGTTCCCGACGGTGCCGGCGGTGTCGGTGACGGCGCAGCCCGCCGACGTGCACGACGTCGACGGGCTGCGGACGATCGGCGAGGCGATCAGCCGGCCGTGA
- a CDS encoding ArsA-related P-loop ATPase translates to MAAAEHPAEPAGTGWPARLHVVTGKGGTGKTSVAAALALGLAAGGRRTLLVEVEGRQGIAQLFETDPLPYEERHLTGAPGGGEVRALAVDAEEALLEYLDMFYKLGAAGRALRKFGAIDFATTIAPGLRDVLLTGKVKEATTRTTGQRRTYDAVVLDAPPTGRIGRFLNVTAETARLAKVGPIKTQSEGVAALLRSPMTAVHVVTLLEEMPVQETVDAIDELTQLGFPVGRVIVNGTRPPVPAGRGVTAAELKRGLAAAGLPTDGRTVSGLVQEARDQRVRRELEDSLRDELAELDLPLTELPLLPDGVDRAGLETLAAALVRAD, encoded by the coding sequence GTGGCAGCAGCTGAGCATCCGGCCGAACCGGCCGGCACCGGGTGGCCGGCCCGCCTCCACGTGGTGACCGGCAAGGGCGGCACAGGCAAGACCAGCGTGGCCGCGGCGCTGGCCCTCGGGCTGGCCGCCGGCGGCCGGCGCACCCTGCTGGTCGAGGTGGAGGGGCGGCAGGGCATCGCCCAGCTCTTCGAGACCGACCCGCTGCCCTACGAGGAGCGGCACCTGACCGGCGCCCCGGGCGGCGGCGAGGTGCGGGCGCTGGCGGTGGACGCCGAGGAGGCGCTCCTCGAATACCTGGACATGTTCTACAAGCTCGGCGCGGCCGGCCGGGCGCTGCGCAAGTTCGGCGCCATCGACTTCGCCACCACCATCGCCCCGGGCCTGCGGGACGTGCTGCTCACCGGCAAGGTCAAGGAGGCCACCACCCGCACCACCGGCCAGCGCCGGACCTACGACGCGGTGGTGCTGGACGCGCCGCCGACCGGGCGGATCGGCCGCTTCCTCAACGTCACCGCCGAGACCGCCCGGCTGGCCAAGGTCGGCCCGATCAAGACCCAGAGCGAGGGGGTCGCGGCGCTGCTCCGCTCGCCGATGACCGCCGTGCACGTGGTGACGCTGCTGGAGGAGATGCCGGTCCAGGAGACGGTCGACGCGATCGACGAGCTGACCCAGTTGGGCTTCCCGGTGGGTCGGGTGATCGTCAACGGGACCCGGCCGCCGGTGCCGGCGGGTCGCGGGGTGACCGCGGCCGAGCTGAAGCGGGGGCTGGCCGCCGCGGGCCTGCCGACCGACGGCCGGACCGTGTCCGGGCTCGTCCAGGAGGCTCGGGACCAGCGGGTACGCCGGGAGCTGGAGGACTCGCTCCGGGACGAGCTGGCGGAGCTGGACCTGCCCCTGACCGAACTGCCGCTGCTCCCGGACGGGGTGGACCGGGCCGGGCTGGAGACGCTGGCCGCGGCGCTCGTCCGGGCGGATTGA
- a CDS encoding Rv0361 family membrane protein gives MTQPPIGGPAGSPGGPSPEQPPVGAAPTPGTFPPPAPGAYPPPGPGAYPPPTPGAFPPPGPGYPPYPDPAPKKRRGLLIASIVLAAVVLLCGGGGTAAFLTLRNAENGQGAKEPAVAVDNFLTAVYKDRDARKAATFVCSASRDDEKIAAKVAEVRNYATKYQSPRFRWTTPKVDNQTGERATVSTRVTMTTSDEKVANQDLRFTVVRKTGWWVCEVA, from the coding sequence ATGACCCAACCGCCCATCGGCGGCCCCGCCGGCTCGCCCGGTGGCCCGTCGCCCGAGCAGCCGCCCGTCGGCGCCGCGCCGACCCCCGGGACCTTCCCGCCACCGGCCCCCGGGGCCTACCCGCCACCGGGCCCTGGGGCCTACCCGCCGCCGACCCCCGGGGCCTTCCCGCCACCGGGCCCCGGCTATCCGCCGTACCCGGACCCGGCCCCGAAGAAGCGGCGCGGGCTGCTGATCGCCTCGATCGTGCTGGCCGCGGTGGTGCTGCTCTGCGGCGGTGGCGGCACGGCCGCCTTCCTCACCCTGCGCAACGCCGAGAACGGGCAGGGGGCCAAGGAGCCGGCGGTCGCGGTGGACAACTTCCTCACCGCGGTCTACAAGGACCGGGACGCCCGGAAGGCGGCCACCTTCGTCTGCTCCGCGTCCCGGGACGACGAGAAGATCGCCGCCAAGGTCGCCGAGGTGCGGAACTACGCCACCAAGTACCAGAGCCCGCGGTTCCGGTGGACCACGCCGAAGGTGGACAACCAGACCGGCGAGCGGGCGACCGTCAGCACCAGGGTCACCATGACCACCTCCGACGAGAAGGTGGCCAACCAGGACCTGCGCTTCACGGTGGTGCGGAAGACGGGTTGGTGGGTCTGCGAGGTCGCCTGA
- a CDS encoding DUF4177 domain-containing protein has translation MQKWEYATVPLLVHATKQILDNWGEDGWELVSVVPGPNPEQLVAYLKRPKA, from the coding sequence ATGCAGAAGTGGGAATACGCCACGGTCCCGCTGCTGGTCCACGCGACCAAGCAGATCCTCGACAACTGGGGCGAGGACGGCTGGGAACTGGTCTCCGTGGTTCCCGGCCCGAACCCGGAGCAGCTCGTCGCCTACCTCAAGCGTCCGAAGGCGTGA
- a CDS encoding RidA family protein, whose amino-acid sequence MANGPHAKLAELGLTLPEVVPPVASYVPAVQSGQHVYVSGQLPMVEGKLLATGKVGAGVSVEQAKDLAQRCGLNALAAIDSLVGLENVVKIVKLTGFVASAPGFTGQPGVINGASDLFGAVFGEAGRHARSAVGVAELPLDAPVEVEVIVEVA is encoded by the coding sequence ATGGCGAACGGACCACACGCGAAGCTCGCCGAGCTCGGCCTGACCCTGCCCGAGGTGGTGCCGCCGGTGGCCAGCTACGTGCCGGCCGTGCAGTCGGGGCAGCACGTCTACGTCTCCGGTCAGCTGCCGATGGTCGAGGGCAAGCTGCTCGCCACCGGCAAGGTGGGCGCCGGCGTCTCCGTCGAGCAGGCGAAGGACCTGGCCCAGCGGTGCGGCCTGAACGCGCTCGCCGCGATCGACTCGCTGGTCGGCCTGGAGAACGTCGTCAAGATCGTGAAGCTGACCGGCTTCGTGGCCAGCGCGCCGGGCTTCACCGGCCAGCCGGGCGTGATCAACGGCGCCTCCGACCTCTTCGGCGCCGTCTTCGGTGAGGCCGGCCGGCACGCCCGCAGCGCGGTCGGCGTCGCCGAGCTCCCGCTCGACGCCCCGGTCGAGGTCGAGGTCATCGTCGAGGTCGCCTGA